Within Bactrocera oleae isolate idBacOlea1 chromosome 6, idBacOlea1, whole genome shotgun sequence, the genomic segment ATACCTTTGAGCAAATTGGTTAGGTTTCGGAATTTAAAAGATTAAGAATGTGAAAGATTCAGAATGTGAAAGCTTTGGAATATAAAAGCTCCTGATTGTGAAGAATATGAATGCTTTAGAATATGAACGCTTCGGAATGTAAAAGCTCCAGAATATGAAAGCTTAGAAATGTAAAAGCTGCAGAATGTATTAGCTTCACAATATGAAAGCTCCGAAATGTGAAAGCTTTAGGTATTATAAGACATACATTGAAATAAATAGCGAATGTATACATAACAACGTGAAAAAATGGTTGGGCGAATGtacaatattgaaaaattagtataaaatatgCGAACCCTCTCATTTTATGGCCTTTGCTAATGTCACTTTTTTGAACTTGCAATGACTTCATGGCGCATTTTCCGAAAAAATGTCACAGTCAGCAAAATCAGGCTATTTATTGATTTAGCTTCAGCTGCGCACAGTTTAAGTGGAACCATTTAACAGTATACAGCGCTGTTAGGTCTGTTTTTGTTTGAGGAACTAATgcgaataaaacaaatttttatacgccaaattttattgcaaatagtATATTTTGACTCTAATTTCAGACTCATAGATCATATTGTTCCATATGACCTCAGATATAAACAGTCAACATTCGTTTTCAATTTAGTGTCcattatagaaaataattaattgtcaGTAGATGCCGCTGTGGTAAAGTTAGGGTTACCCATTATCTTTTACTAAACGGTCTGTAGATTTTTAATAACCAGCCCTACTATATCTTTCAATACCACATTGTCCGTTATTGCATAACCGTATACAATATCAAAATGAGTCAGTTAGCGGAGGTAATTAATGACTTGTTCAAacatactttatttaatttagttcaaGACATTAGTGTTCTTATTGTTATTCTTGAATCCTCCATGTATATTCCGTTTTGTGATTCCATAATTTCTTTTCTTATTCTTAATATTTCTTATTGAATaagcaatttttattgttgcatgGATTATTTACCTTAATTGATTGTAAATTGATTACTAATTGCGTaattagttaattatttttggaCATTAGcaattatagaaaatttgtttatagtGCTATTTAATAGTTATTTCAGAACAATTGTTAATTAAACGGATTAGATTTTCTGAATTGAACAATTAGTCGATTAATTATGTCAAGCAGGAgaggtaaaaatatttcttacactCTCACTTTGTTAAACTGTAAGcattttcaactaaatttggcaAGACTCTTACCACCCAAGCCTAAGTCATTAATAGATgagtatttaaacaaaaacttttactAGCCACCATTTCAATAAGCTACAAATAATACATCAACTTAGTACTTActtggtgaaattttattcctcGCCATATTGTACGCCTTAACCGCCTCCATATGGGTAAGCTCTTTATACAAGTATTCCAGTGCCGGATCGATTGAGACATTCGCAATAGATGGTCTTCTAAAAACCTGGCCGTCACCACCGTTTTCGGTCCAACGCTTAAGCTTCTCATGCGACTCAACCATGTCTTCGAGAGCAGTATTAATCACAAAAAAGCGATGCTTCAAAGCGCTCAAAGTGTTTGCAAACCAAATTTTGTCCAACGAATTGTAAAGTGTTGGAAAACAAGAAAACAGCCACAGAATCGACTTCCAGTCAGTATAATTAACCAACGTTATATAGGTGGATATCAAAATGATTAGCTCACAGACAACCGTGAGTACGACCATTAAGAGTATACTTTTAGCTGTCTTAGAGATGTCTACGAACACATTCTGCTTCATTAGCTGTTCGTCAACGGTGCGAATGCGTTCGTAAAGCTCGCCAATTTTCGACTGATTACGTAAAGCCGACAACTGATCGGTAATCATCATGCCGAGACCGATGTACGTGAGAAATATGCCAATAACGAAAGTCAGCGTGCCTAAGGAGTGGTGCGTTATGCTTTAGCTAATTGTACATTCAGTATATAAGCGTATTACTCActttgtgaatttttcaaattgtgatCCTCCCCCGAGAAAAAGTAAATGAGCGAAttgtaaaaaacaacaacagcaaacatagTGGCAATAACAATCACAGTGCCAATTTTGCTACTTTGCAGCACGTGTACGCTTCTGAATGCCTGCAGGTCATACGGATAAAGGCCGAGCAGCTTGCAGAATGTAAATAGGGTGCCGAAATGCACCAGTATCGGTTGCACTGTCTGATGTGCCATTCTCCCCTCTTGTTCCCTATTTAACTTATGTATTTCTGAAACTTTTTTTGAGCGCGCTAAAATCAGTCAACACGTCGAAGTACAAATTGCGAATGCGTTACGTCTAACAGTGTAGCAAGCACTAGCCACAGCCCTGTTGAGCAGGTTGCTTGGTGCCGCCATGCGCTGGCAGGCACTTAGCATTATTAAATGCATTTAATATGCACACAGGAGATTAAGGATAACAGACAGCCGCTCGGTCGGCGGAGAGGCCGTCACTCAGGTGGCCAGTCGAGC encodes:
- the Gr66a gene encoding gustatory receptor for bitter taste 66a — translated: MAHQTVQPILVHFGTLFTFCKLLGLYPYDLQAFRSVHVLQSSKIGTVIVIATMFAVVVFYNSLIYFFSGEDHNLKNSQSTLTFVIGIFLTYIGLGMMITDQLSALRNQSKIGELYERIRTVDEQLMKQNVFVDISKTAKSILLMVVLTVVCELIILISTYITLVNYTDWKSILWLFSCFPTLYNSLDKIWFANTLSALKHRFFVINTALEDMVESHEKLKRWTENGGDGQVFRRPSIANVSIDPALEYLYKELTHMEAVKAYNMARNKISPIAHSLNSFGDALETPKKLQKFISQPPTFNMVYESELNKDIEKVEEKLNNLCQLHDEICEIGKLVNELWSYPILVLMAYGFLIFTAQLYFLYCATQNQPIPSLFRSAKSATITTIFLSYTAGKCIYLIYLSWKTSLESKRTGICLHKCGVVADNNLLYEIVNHLSLKLLNHSVDFSACGFFTLDMETLYGVSGGITSYLIILIQFNLAAQQAKDASNAAEPNYNTVLTTEGGNTTALMDFFTTTFMPNAQTDLY